The nucleotide sequence TGATATTCTTGTAGCGGGGTTTCCATGTCAGCCATTTTCTCTTGCAGGTGTATCAAAGAAGAATAGTCTGGGAAGACCTACAGGATTTCTGGATAAGACACAGGGAACGTTATTTTTTGAAGTTGCTAGAATTTTAAAAGGATATATTGATAAAAATACAAATAGAACGGTAAAACCTAAAGCTTTTTTGTTAGAAAATGTCAAGAACCTTATTACACATGATAAAGGAAGAACATTTAATATAATACGTAATACACTTGATGAACTCGGATATAAAGTATTTTATAAAGTTATTGATGCTGCTGATTATGTTCCACAGCATAGAGAACGTATTTTTATAGTTGGATTTAATACAGAAATTTATGGGGAAGATATTAAATTTAGTTTTCCTGAAAAACCGAATATACCTCAACCTATATTAAAAGATATTTTAGATGAAAAAATTGATGACAAATATACATTAAGCGATAGGTTGTGGAGCTATTTACAGGAATATGCAAAGAAGCATAAAGCAAAAGGAAATGGATTTGGATATGGCCTGGCTGATATTAATGGCCATTCAAGAACGTTAAGTGCTAGGTATCATAAAGATGGATCCGAGATATTGATACCACAGGAGGGAAAAAATCCTCGAAAATTAACTCCGAGAGAATGCTCCAGATTGATGGGATTCCCAAAAGATTTTATTATCGAGGTATCAAATACACAGGCATATCATCAATTTGGTAATTCTGTTGTAGTTCCAGTAGTTGAAGTTGTTGCTGGTAAAATAATAGATGTACTTAATGATGAAAAATTAAATAATAATTTGCAAAAACAATTGCAGGAAGCACTTTAACAGTAAGTCTCTGAATCAGGGACTTATTGTTTTTATAAAGTAAGTATTTTTTTTATATAGTCGATAAAATTTTTTAAACTCATAATCCTATTTTGGAATTCCCTGGGATAGGTTTTTATATAAGGGTCAGGAACAATAAGTACCACATTACTTTCATACATTTCATTTAGTTGATTTGAAGATATACCTTGTTGAAGTGTGATTAAATGTTTTGTACTTATTCTGTTAGCTTCATTTAATATCTGTCTCCACCTATCTTTACATGTAGTTTTAGCTGCAAGTGAAATAAGCCTGTCCTCATTAAAATCGGGTTCATGATATTCTTTCTGCCCTGGAAAAATAAAATCAGGTTTTTTATTTTGTTCTGTAATAGCCTGCTCGGTAAATTTTAAACCATTAGCCATAAATATGGTTTTTAAATGATGTTCTAGAGATTTTCCTGCACGGCTTTTTCTTCTATTTAAAAGTGTATTTGCACAGGTTATAAATTCCTGAATAGAATCAAATGATTTTGTTAAAATATAATTATATCTATCACTTTCAATTGCTTTAAATATCCTGTATTCCATGCTAATTAATTCAATTAATATATTGTCCGGATCTTTAATCATTTCAGTATCTTTTTTCATAAGTTTAAATAGAATATTCTGAGCTTCGTCAGATATTTCTTGTGTAGAGGGAAAGTC is from Clostridium fermenticellae and encodes:
- a CDS encoding type II restriction endonuclease — its product is MDTVLENAIKICSESKLSFCKFISPNDCGLTGGHQCGIYIPKHSYKLLFDKPGIKGSNRERFVKIYWQDTFHTESCFKYYGKKTRNEYRITRFGRGFPYLKDDHLGDLFIICKKSEDFYIAYMLETENDINSFLSNFNLSPVNTNAIIKANVDVDIDDILKEYVNNLAVDFPSTQEISDEAQNILFKLMKKDTEMIKDPDNILIELISMEYRIFKAIESDRYNYILTKSFDSIQEFITCANTLLNRRKSRAGKSLEHHLKTIFMANGLKFTEQAITEQNKKPDFIFPGQKEYHEPDFNEDRLISLAAKTTCKDRWRQILNEANRISTKHLITLQQGISSNQLNEMYESNVVLIVPDPYIKTYPREFQNRIMSLKNFIDYIKKILTL
- the dcm gene encoding DNA (cytosine-5-)-methyltransferase — encoded protein: MKQIHLRVDEELYSKIKSMAKIKKSTMQEYILENIEKNFTFKDHPYDDSVEAEKHKFTFIDLFAGIGGTRIGFEKVGGKCVFSCEWDKYCQITYEKNFGSKPVGDIRTVDVKDIPPYDILVAGFPCQPFSLAGVSKKNSLGRPTGFLDKTQGTLFFEVARILKGYIDKNTNRTVKPKAFLLENVKNLITHDKGRTFNIIRNTLDELGYKVFYKVIDAADYVPQHRERIFIVGFNTEIYGEDIKFSFPEKPNIPQPILKDILDEKIDDKYTLSDRLWSYLQEYAKKHKAKGNGFGYGLADINGHSRTLSARYHKDGSEILIPQEGKNPRKLTPRECSRLMGFPKDFIIEVSNTQAYHQFGNSVVVPVVEVVAGKIIDVLNDEKLNNNLQKQLQEAL